AAGAAGAACTCTCCAGAATCCATCTTTGGGATGTCAACACAGGAAAGCATAAATATAAACTCGATCGTAGCAGCTGGATCAGAAGTTTCGACTTCAGTGCTGATGGGGAAACACTCATGACAGTGGGAATACACGGAGTCCTTACTTATTGGGACACAGACACTGGTGCCGAAAAGGAGCGTATCATGCGGGGTTTCGGTACAGAATTTATAAATGCTTACTTTTCCATTTTCGACCCGAATAACATTATATTGGCAGTTTCAAATCTGCACGCCACCATCGATTTATATGATCCGGTTAAAGGCGAAGTCAAAAAAACGCTTATAGGACATAAACGAGGTTGTCATTGCATTGTTTTTAGCTCGGACGGCAAAACATTGGCGAGCGGAGGAAGTGAGCCGGTTATCCGTCGTGAAGACGGGACCTTCCGTAGTGGCGGAGTTCTCCATGTGTGGGATACGGTGAAAGGAGAACTGAAACATAAAATTTCTGGGAACGGTATGTATGATCTTAATAGCGTCGCTTTTAGCCCAGATGGGAGCCTGTTAGCTGGTGGTGATGAATTCGGACATATCCACTTGGTGGATCCAAACACAGGCGAATACAGAAAAAAGTTTAAAGGGCATAGCAGATGGGTAATTGCTATCTCCTTCAGTCCGGATATGCGGACGGTTGCGAGCGGTAGCAGAGATGGCACCGTCCGTATTTGGGAAGTCGCTTCCGGCGAAAATAAGCAGACACTTTACTGATATTACCGTCCGTATTGTTGGGTTTCGCACGATCTACCTTTATGTGTCAATTTAAGAAAATATCTGTATTTTCTTTTGTGTGTGAAGTTTGGCGGTTTTTCTGTCGTCTAAATCGCGAAGGAAGCGGAGAACGCGGACAGGATTATCACATCTTCGGTGTCAAGCCCCCGTTGCTTTAGTTCGACGACGTGGACAGGGAATACGACAGGATGAAACTATACAACCAAGTATCAGAGGATCAACTCTACATCCTCCAACTAATGGAGTGGGGATTGAACACGTGCACAGGTCGCTCACCTTGGGAGTTGCCGAGAGATAACTGGGAATGGACAGAAAGCGAACGGATGATGAAGTGGCGTGATGAGCAGCGACGGGATGGACACTATGCTTTTGCAGATTTGCAGATCGTTGAAGAACAGATGAGAAGCTTTATACTGGTATCTGACCCCGAAACAGATAATGCTGTATCTGATGGTTGTCCCAGAGGAACACCCAGAGGAAGCGATATATGGAGAAATGAGTGTCTACGAGAAGACATCCGATCCTTCAACAGGTGCGATCTTCCTGCTCCACACCGTCTGCGAGCTAACGAAGATAGCTGCTTCCTCCTTGTATTGGACACAGTATTGGTGGACAACTTGGTGGTAGTCATAGGATACAAGACAATACTCGTCCTGCTGTTAAAGGGTTATATCCATAAATCCGGCTTATCCATCAAGAGGAGAAAAATGAAACAACTTTCAAGAAGCATCTGGATCATCGTGTGCCTTTGTGCCACCATCGCATCCGCCGAATGGTCACAATGGCGCGGACAAAACCGAGATGGTATCTTGACTCAATTCTCTGCACCAGAGGTTTGGCCGAAACAACTTAAAAAACTATGGCATGTGGAGTTAGGGAGTGGGGACGCTTCGCCTATCGTTGTGGAAGGACGGATTTACACGCACACACGGCAGAACCAAAATGAAGTCGTTACTGCACTTGATCTCAAAACAGGTGAGATGCTTTGGCAGAATTCCTATGGACCGGTACCTTACATGTGGCCCTGGCATGGTGCAGAATCGCGTGGTCAAGGTCCATTTTCCACACCGGTGTTTCATGACGGGATTGTTTATGCCCTGGGGATCGCGCAAGCCCTCTCCGCATTCGATGCCGAAACGGGTCAACTGCTTTGGCGCAAAGACTTCAAAAACACCTCGGCTTTGGGAGTTCGACATCGCCGATTGTGGAGTCAGGTTATTGCATCGTTCATGTAGGCGATCCGAAGAACGGTGCATTAACTGCGTTTGATGCACGTACAGGAGAAGTCGCGTGGCAGTGGACTGAAGATGGACCGTCCTACGCATCACCAATCTGTGTTGAGTTTGAAGGAATAAAACAACTTGTCGCACTTACCCGGAAATACTGCATCGGCATTTCACCAACCACCGGCAAACTCTATTGGAAAACGCCTTTTGAGCAGGTGTGGGACGAGACCGTTCCATAGGTGTCAATTTAGGGATTTTCCGTAGCCTCTTGGAGTTTCCGCCATGTTGTATTTTTTCCAGTGGCTCTCTGAAAAGTGCCTCCATTTTCAAAGGCACGCTTTATGTCTTTCAAGGTTTTGCGAAGTGTCGTTTTTGCGTGATGAAAGCTCATGGTGATCAGTCTCGCATAGCCTGCGATATATTTTGCGGTTTTGATGAAACTGTGTTGTATGTGTCGGTATCCAGTGCCTAACATGACGGTATGCTGAATCAAAAGTGCGATGAGTTTGGCATAGATTTCAGAGAGGCTGCGATAGGGTTTCTGACTTCGGGAGACCTGAAGTTTTGAGAGACTTTTGAAACTCTTGAAGATCAACTCAATCTGCCAACGGACACCGACGATGGCACAAATCTGCTTCGGTGTGAGCCGATGTGCCTCGATATTGGTGATATAGAGGTTGTATCCAGCGAGACGTAAGAGTGCTTTTGAGAGGGTTTCTGCCTTGCGTTTGGCACGGTGCTGGATGGAGCGTCGGCGTTTATCGGTTTCTGCTTGAGAAAGTCTTTCAGCGACGAGAGACACCCGAAGTCGCTTGGTTTTGCCGATACGAATAGACTTACGGATGAAGGTGTTTTCTGCTTCTGCTTTGAGCATGTTTTGTAGATCGAGGCGTTCCCCGGTGTCATCAGACACGAACGAGTTGGCTTTCAACCGAGATATCCAGTAGATACCGTTTTCAGTCAGTTTCTCAAGCGCATCGAGCGAAAAATATGCTAAGTCTGCGAGGCGTAAACTCCCCTTTGGTAGGGGGTGAGCGGCTTTCATAGCCGTGGCATCCGCCGTCATCCCGTCAGTGAGTTGGAAGTGTTGAAAACTTCCCGTAAGGACATCAAAACACAGATGAAGTTTCAAAGCCGCTTTGTGAGGATGATCCTTTTTCGGGGGCCCTTTGCAAATCTCATGGAGTTCATTGGGGAGTCGTATCCATGTCGAATCTTGAACATAGACACCCGTAAACGCCTCAAGTAAAGGGAGCGTTTGCCGTTGATTGCCCCCTTCGAGCATTTCCGCAATCGCTGTTTGAAGCGTGCGTTTGAACATTTCAGCGGTTTCAGGGGTCAGCCGTTGTTCAAGAGCCTGGCGTCTGACTTGTATACCGAGAGTCGCAGCTGTTTCAGTGAGGTGCTGATAACTCGCTTCAGGGTCTTCCAACCACCCGAAGACCAGCGTTTGGGCTAACGCACTCCCGGTGAGTTTGCGTTTTCTTTTCACGCACCCCGTCTGCGGTGCGACTTCATCGGGGACGGTTTGAAGAATCATTTGCATTTTTTCGGGAACCTGTAGTAAAATGGACATTGGAAATACCTCTTTTGTAGAATTTACCTCTAACATTTGTTCTTACACCAAAAACATACTTATTCCTACTAAATTGACACCTATGGTGCGCTTCCAAAGCGCACCTACCTAACAAATACACGACTTGATTTAACGTGAGTTTGACATAAGCGTATCTTTGGAAACCCGCCTCATTCTCACAGCCCCCCGGTGGAGTGTCGGGTTTCGCTATGTTTATTTTTCTCAATGTGTCATGAAAAAGAGACGTTTCTGGGTAAACTGAAGGATTCTGAGGTCTTCATCACTCTACCTGGCGGAAACACCCAAGCAAAAACACCTACGGGCCTCTTTCAATTTTTATTATCAAACTCACATTATTTAGTGTTCTATCCGGCACTGTATCTAATACCGTGCTTCCATCCCGCTATCCCAATCACAATCAAGACAAAACATCACCTTTGGTCCTAAATACTGGATGTTTTTACCACCACAGTCTGGGCACGTTTTTATCGGCTTTTCGGTGTCGTCTCTCTCACCGTGTTGGAGAATGTTCAAATAATACACCTTTAGCACGCCTGGATAACGATGCCCCATTGGACAACGGATCAGATCGGAATTATCATTCTCAAAACGTTCCATT
The sequence above is drawn from the Candidatus Poribacteria bacterium genome and encodes:
- a CDS encoding PQQ-binding-like beta-propeller repeat protein, with protein sequence MESGYCIVHVGDPKNGALTAFDARTGEVAWQWTEDGPSYASPICVEFEGIKQLVALTRKYCIGISPTTGKLYWKTPFEQVWDETVP
- a CDS encoding IS4 family transposase, whose protein sequence is MSILLQVPEKMQMILQTVPDEVAPQTGCVKRKRKLTGSALAQTLVFGWLEDPEASYQHLTETAATLGIQVRRQALEQRLTPETAEMFKRTLQTAIAEMLEGGNQRQTLPLLEAFTGVYVQDSTWIRLPNELHEICKGPPKKDHPHKAALKLHLCFDVLTGSFQHFQLTDGMTADATAMKAAHPLPKGSLRLADLAYFSLDALEKLTENGIYWISRLKANSFVSDDTGERLDLQNMLKAEAENTFIRKSIRIGKTKRLRVSLVAERLSQAETDKRRRSIQHRAKRKAETLSKALLRLAGYNLYITNIEAHRLTPKQICAIVGVRWQIELIFKSFKSLSKLQVSRSQKPYRSLSEIYAKLIALLIQHTVMLGTGYRHIQHSFIKTAKYIAGYARLITMSFHHAKTTLRKTLKDIKRAFENGGTFQRATGKNTTWRKLQEATENP
- a CDS encoding PQQ-binding-like beta-propeller repeat protein — translated: MKLYNQVSEDQLYILQLMEWGLNTCTGRSPWELPRDNWEWTESERMMKWRDEQRRDGHYAFADLQIVEEQMRSFILVSDPETDNAVSDGCPRGTPRGSDIWRNECLREDIRSFNRCDLPAPHRLRANEDSCFLLVLDTVLVDNLVVVIGYKTILVLLLKGYIHKSGLSIKRRKMKQLSRSIWIIVCLCATIASAEWSQWRGQNRDGILTQFSAPEVWPKQLKKLWHVELGSGDASPIVVEGRIYTHTRQNQNEVVTALDLKTGEMLWQNSYGPVPYMWPWHGAESRGQGPFSTPVFHDGIVYALGIAQALSAFDAETGQLLWRKDFKNTSALGVRHRRLWSQVIASFM
- a CDS encoding WD40 repeat domain-containing protein, with product MKNIFATKIRYLPTLLILLLISTFCLPTTLFAQSPLPEDAKTKFNVGRIYDVEYSPDGTLLAVANSVGIWIYDTTAYQLLRLVKSRRTGVHKIVFSPDGSIIASEEELSRIHLWDVNTGKHKYKLDRSSWIRSFDFSADGETLMTVGIHGVLTYWDTDTGAEKERIMRGFGTEFINAYFSIFDPNNIILAVSNLHATIDLYDPVKGEVKKTLIGHKRGCHCIVFSSDGKTLASGGSEPVIRREDGTFRSGGVLHVWDTVKGELKHKISGNGMYDLNSVAFSPDGSLLAGGDEFGHIHLVDPNTGEYRKKFKGHSRWVIAISFSPDMRTVASGSRDGTVRIWEVASGENKQTLY